A window of the Polaribacter sp. HaHaR_3_91 genome harbors these coding sequences:
- the rmuC gene encoding DNA recombination protein RmuC yields the protein MNEMIIYFLIALISSPVGFLIGKLLTKLKFEKAKGVSEKEKSVLEFEISKLNETLKNTEITIDDLQGELRYVQKEKETLISDKTRLETEFKNVEEKLAHNKNEVEKLQDKFTNNFEVLANKILEEKSTKFTQQNQENLKIILNPLQEKIKVFEDKVDKTHKESIDYHAALRQQILGLKELNQQMSKETLNLTKALKGDNKMQGNWGELVLERVLEKSGLEKDREYYVQQSFTNEDGKRILPDVVIHLPDNKKMIVDSKVSLTAYEQFINEEDETLKAQFLKEHVASLQRHVHQLSEKKYEDIYKIESPDFVLLFIPIEPAFAVAINSDNHLYNKAFEKNIVIVTPTTLLATLRTIDSMWNNEKQQRNALEIARQAGALYDKFNGLLGDLVGIGKRIDDSKNEYSNAMNKLFEGRGNLITSVEKLKKMGAKAKKAIPENIIKRANEVDE from the coding sequence ATGAACGAAATGATAATTTACTTCTTAATTGCACTGATATCTAGCCCTGTAGGATTCTTAATAGGTAAACTATTAACCAAATTAAAATTTGAAAAAGCAAAAGGAGTTTCTGAAAAGGAAAAATCTGTATTAGAATTTGAAATTTCTAAACTAAATGAAACACTTAAAAATACAGAAATTACAATCGATGATTTGCAAGGTGAACTGAGATACGTGCAAAAAGAAAAAGAAACTTTAATTTCGGATAAAACACGTTTAGAAACAGAATTCAAAAATGTTGAGGAAAAACTAGCGCATAATAAAAACGAAGTCGAAAAATTACAGGATAAATTTACCAATAATTTTGAGGTTTTAGCGAATAAAATTTTAGAAGAAAAGTCAACCAAATTTACCCAACAAAATCAAGAAAACTTAAAAATTATCTTAAATCCACTGCAAGAAAAAATTAAAGTTTTTGAAGATAAAGTAGATAAAACACATAAGGAAAGTATCGATTATCATGCTGCTTTACGTCAGCAAATTTTAGGTTTAAAAGAGCTAAACCAACAAATGAGTAAAGAAACATTAAATCTTACCAAGGCCTTAAAAGGCGATAATAAAATGCAAGGTAATTGGGGGGAATTAGTATTAGAAAGAGTTTTAGAAAAATCTGGATTAGAGAAAGATAGAGAGTATTATGTACAGCAAAGCTTCACCAATGAAGATGGTAAGAGAATTCTACCCGATGTGGTGATTCATTTACCAGATAATAAAAAAATGATTGTAGATTCTAAGGTTTCTTTAACGGCTTATGAGCAGTTTATAAATGAAGAAGATGAAACCTTAAAAGCACAGTTTTTAAAAGAGCATGTGGCATCACTTCAAAGACATGTACATCAATTATCAGAAAAAAAATATGAAGATATTTATAAAATTGAATCTCCAGATTTTGTCTTACTTTTCATTCCCATAGAGCCTGCTTTTGCTGTTGCCATAAATTCTGATAATCACTTATACAATAAAGCATTTGAAAAAAATATTGTGATTGTTACTCCTACTACTCTTTTAGCAACTTTAAGAACCATAGATTCTATGTGGAATAATGAAAAACAACAAAGAAATGCTTTAGAAATTGCAAGACAAGCTGGTGCTTTATATGACAAGTTTAATGGTTTATTAGGTGATTTAGTTGGAATTGGTAAACGAATTGACGACAGTAAAAATGAATACTCAAATGCAATGAATAAGCTTTTTGAAGGTAGAGGAAACTTAATTACTTCTGTAGAAAAGTTAAAAAAAATGGGTGCTAAAGCTAAAAAGGCTATCCCAGAGAACATTATTAAACGTGCTAATGAAGTTGATGAATAG
- the pepT gene encoding peptidase T produces MIEKQHITDRFIKYVTIDTESDPNNPAFPSTEKQWDLANVLVDELKQIGMKEVDLDANCYIMATLPSNLDYEVPTIGFVAHIDTSPDFSGKNVKPQIVENYQGNNIILNVEENIVLSPDYFDDLLQYKGQTIITTDGTTLLGADDKAGVTEIVTAMEYLIQHPEIKHGKIRICFTPDEEVGKGAHMFDVDKFGAEWAYTMDGSQIGELEYENFNAAGAIITITGKIVHPGYAKGKMINSMLIANEFITALPTNEIPQRTEGYEGFFHLHDINGNVEKTVLEYIVRDHDLDLFEKRKSLMHKIALDFNTRYNQDLIEVTIKDQYFNMKEKITPVMHIVDIAEEVMTDLGITPLIKAIRGGTDGSQLSFKGLPCPNIFAGGHNFHGRYEYVPVESMVKATEVIIGIAEKISVKFV; encoded by the coding sequence ATGATTGAAAAACAACATATTACCGATAGATTTATAAAATACGTAACTATAGACACAGAGTCAGATCCTAACAATCCTGCTTTTCCGAGTACCGAAAAACAATGGGATTTAGCCAATGTATTAGTGGATGAGCTAAAACAAATTGGTATGAAAGAGGTAGATTTAGATGCCAATTGCTACATCATGGCAACTCTACCAAGTAATTTAGATTATGAAGTGCCAACCATTGGTTTTGTAGCACATATAGATACGAGTCCAGATTTTTCAGGTAAAAATGTAAAACCTCAAATTGTAGAAAACTATCAAGGCAATAATATTATTTTAAATGTAGAGGAAAACATCGTTTTATCGCCAGATTATTTTGATGATTTATTACAATATAAAGGTCAAACGATTATTACAACGGATGGTACTACCCTTTTAGGTGCAGATGATAAAGCCGGAGTTACAGAAATTGTAACCGCGATGGAATACCTAATTCAGCATCCAGAAATTAAACATGGTAAAATTAGAATTTGCTTTACTCCAGATGAAGAAGTTGGTAAAGGCGCACACATGTTTGATGTTGATAAATTTGGTGCAGAATGGGCATACACCATGGATGGAAGTCAGATTGGAGAATTAGAATATGAGAATTTTAATGCTGCCGGGGCAATAATAACCATTACTGGTAAAATTGTACATCCAGGATATGCAAAAGGTAAAATGATAAACTCTATGCTAATTGCTAATGAATTTATTACAGCACTTCCAACAAACGAGATTCCGCAAAGAACAGAAGGTTATGAAGGTTTTTTTCATTTACATGATATCAATGGAAATGTAGAAAAAACTGTTTTAGAATACATCGTAAGAGATCATGATTTAGATTTATTTGAAAAGAGAAAAAGTTTAATGCACAAAATTGCGTTAGATTTTAATACAAGATACAATCAAGACTTAATTGAAGTAACGATTAAAGATCAATACTTTAATATGAAAGAAAAAATTACTCCAGTAATGCATATTGTAGATATTGCAGAAGAAGTAATGACAGATTTGGGAATTACACCTTTAATTAAAGCGATTCGTGGTGGGACAGATGGTTCTCAATTATCATTTAAAGGTTTGCCTTGTCCTAATATTTTTGCTGGCGGACATAATTTTCATGGTAGATATGAGTATGTACCTGTAGAATCTATGGTGAAAGCAACAGAAGTAATTATAGGTATTGCAGAAAAAATTTCTGTGAAATTTGTATAA
- a CDS encoding ABC transporter ATP-binding protein, translating to MSNILKINDLEKTYTSGSKKLTVISNISFEVEKGSIFSIVGPSGSGKTTLLGLCAGLDYPTAGTIELCGTSLQDLNEDERAALRNKEVGFIFQNFQLLPTLTALENVIVPLELQGEKNAAKFGTALLEKVGLSDRLHHYPSQLSGGEQQRVALARAFSNRPSILFADEPTGNLDEETGEKVIQLLFELNKEAGTTLIIITHDLDLANRTQQILRLKGGKIISNEKTNTINA from the coding sequence ATGTCAAATATATTAAAGATTAATGATTTAGAGAAAACTTATACCAGTGGTTCTAAAAAATTAACAGTAATTAGCAATATCTCTTTTGAAGTAGAAAAAGGAAGTATTTTTTCTATTGTAGGGCCTTCTGGAAGTGGAAAAACGACTTTATTGGGGTTGTGTGCAGGTTTAGATTACCCAACTGCTGGAACTATTGAGTTGTGCGGCACTTCTTTACAAGATTTAAATGAAGATGAACGTGCTGCATTACGGAACAAAGAAGTCGGCTTTATTTTTCAGAATTTTCAATTATTACCTACATTAACAGCTTTAGAAAACGTGATTGTTCCTTTAGAGTTACAAGGCGAAAAAAATGCAGCTAAATTTGGAACCGCATTGTTAGAAAAAGTAGGTTTATCAGATCGTTTACATCATTATCCATCGCAATTATCTGGAGGAGAGCAGCAAAGAGTAGCTTTGGCAAGGGCTTTTTCTAACAGACCTTCTATTTTATTTGCAGATGAACCAACGGGTAATTTAGATGAAGAAACAGGTGAAAAGGTCATTCAATTACTGTTTGAATTGAACAAAGAAGCGGGCACGACTTTAATTATTATTACACACGATTTAGATTTAGCTAACAGAACACAACAGATTTTACGATTAAAAGGTGGTAAGATTATTTCTAACGAAAAAACCAACACTATTAATGCGTAA
- a CDS encoding arylesterase, protein MLKNNQLLIHINNLSQKVFLKFCCIFLLIFIFSCKQDASKKTTNAETTTPNTEINQTENSNLKTIVFFGDSLTAGYGLDDVNDAFPGIIQQKIDSLQLNYSIVNSGVSGETTSGGKNRIDWVLNQKPTIFILELGANDGLRGVPLKQSKENLQDIIDAVKKKYPETIIVLAGMQIPPNMGQEYTTEFKNMFPDLATKNDLYLVPFLLENVGGISDLNQKDGIHPTKEGHQILAKNVWTVLKPILK, encoded by the coding sequence ATGTTGAAAAATAATCAATTGCTCATACATATCAACAATTTATCTCAAAAGGTTTTCTTAAAATTTTGTTGCATTTTTTTACTGATATTCATATTCTCTTGCAAACAAGATGCTTCTAAAAAAACAACAAATGCAGAAACAACGACTCCTAATACTGAAATCAATCAGACCGAAAATAGTAATTTAAAAACAATTGTTTTTTTTGGTGATAGTTTAACTGCAGGCTATGGTTTAGATGATGTTAACGATGCTTTTCCAGGAATTATTCAACAGAAAATAGACTCTTTACAATTGAATTATAGCATTGTAAATTCTGGCGTGAGTGGAGAAACTACATCTGGTGGAAAAAATAGAATCGATTGGGTACTAAATCAAAAACCAACCATTTTTATATTAGAATTAGGTGCAAATGATGGTTTAAGAGGTGTGCCATTAAAGCAGTCTAAAGAAAATTTGCAAGATATTATAGATGCTGTAAAAAAGAAATATCCAGAAACAATTATTGTGTTAGCCGGAATGCAAATTCCACCAAATATGGGACAAGAATATACTACTGAATTTAAAAATATGTTTCCTGATTTGGCAACAAAAAACGATTTATATTTAGTTCCTTTCTTGTTAGAAAATGTAGGAGGTATTTCAGATTTAAATCAAAAAGATGGTATTCATCCTACAAAAGAAGGACATCAAATATTGGCTAAAAATGTTTGGACTGTTTTAAAACCAATTTTAAAATAA
- the glyA gene encoding serine hydroxymethyltransferase — MQIDNQIFDLIQEEKERQLNGLELIASENFVSDDVMRAQGSILTNKYAEGYPGKRYYGGCEVVDVIEQIAIDRAKELFGAEYVNVQPHSGSQANTAVYAACLKPGDTVLGFDLSHGGHLTHGSPVNFSGKLYNPVFYGVVKETGIIDYDHLAAQAKEHKPKLIIAGASAYSRDIDFKKFREVADSVGAILMADISHPAGLIAKGILNDPIPHCHIVTTTTHKTLRGPRGGMIMIGKDFDNPFGETLKNGNPKKMSTLINSSVFPGNQGGPLEHVIAAKAVAFGEALTDEFLEYQLQVKANAAEMAKEFVAKGYDIISGGTDNHCMLIDLRNKNISGKDAEIALGKADITVNKNMVPFDDKSPFVTSGIRIGTAAITTRGLEEEDMKAVVNFIDEAIINAANEDALHKIGERVAHMMSARRLFVM; from the coding sequence ATGCAAATAGACAATCAAATTTTTGACCTTATACAGGAAGAAAAAGAAAGACAGTTAAATGGATTAGAATTAATCGCTTCAGAAAACTTTGTAAGTGATGATGTTATGAGAGCCCAAGGTTCTATTTTAACTAATAAATACGCTGAAGGATATCCTGGTAAAAGATATTATGGAGGTTGTGAAGTAGTTGATGTTATTGAGCAGATTGCTATAGACAGAGCAAAGGAATTATTTGGTGCAGAATATGTAAATGTTCAACCACACTCAGGTTCTCAAGCAAATACAGCTGTTTATGCTGCTTGTTTAAAACCAGGTGATACCGTTTTAGGATTTGATTTATCTCATGGGGGGCATTTAACTCATGGTTCTCCGGTAAACTTTTCTGGAAAATTATACAATCCTGTTTTTTACGGAGTTGTTAAAGAAACTGGAATTATAGATTACGATCATTTAGCTGCACAAGCTAAAGAGCACAAGCCAAAATTAATTATTGCTGGTGCTTCTGCGTATTCTAGAGATATCGATTTTAAGAAATTTAGAGAAGTTGCGGATAGTGTTGGAGCTATTTTAATGGCAGACATTTCTCATCCTGCTGGTTTAATTGCTAAAGGAATTTTAAATGATCCAATTCCTCATTGTCATATTGTTACTACAACTACACACAAAACGTTACGTGGACCAAGAGGTGGTATGATTATGATTGGTAAAGATTTTGACAATCCTTTTGGAGAAACTTTAAAAAATGGTAATCCTAAAAAGATGTCTACTTTAATTAATTCTTCTGTTTTCCCTGGAAACCAAGGTGGACCTTTAGAGCACGTTATTGCTGCTAAAGCAGTTGCTTTTGGAGAGGCTTTAACAGATGAGTTTTTAGAATATCAATTACAAGTAAAAGCAAATGCTGCAGAAATGGCTAAAGAATTTGTTGCAAAAGGATATGATATTATCTCTGGAGGAACAGACAACCACTGTATGCTAATAGATTTACGTAATAAAAACATTTCTGGTAAAGATGCAGAAATTGCATTAGGAAAAGCAGATATTACTGTAAACAAAAACATGGTTCCTTTTGATGATAAAAGCCCATTTGTAACTTCAGGGATCCGTATTGGAACTGCTGCAATTACTACTCGTGGTTTAGAAGAAGAGGATATGAAAGCTGTTGTTAATTTTATTGATGAAGCTATTATAAACGCTGCAAATGAAGATGCTTTACACAAAATTGGTGAGCGTGTTGCGCACATGATGAGTGCAAGAAGATTATTCGTAATGTAG
- a CDS encoding YgcG family protein has protein sequence MKVHHATYYKQTKNFVLYSLLLACFFTPISIVSQVITEGVTNATEVIDTSVKNPLDQKTVEQLEITYPRFKAPVYNSGKESYSIKEVPSPRGKGIIGNVSDPYDYIDASSEIQINRLLFELEQKSSVEVAVVVVPSIGKEIPKQFAVDLFELWGIGKADTDNGLLILTVMDQRRTEFEVGYGLEPILTDAVCYRIGVNEIVPNFKNGNYGEGLVNSVVRIREFLDNPQVIQEVYGTSIVHQKDEGYQWYHYLLIGYAFVCILFFVWYYGVIFQTQVSKDDFYDKYNRLDEFKLGCLIYLFPIPILFISKLVKKRLQEYRTAPRYSKVNGELLHLKNEWTENEFLEAAQILEENLKSTRYDVWVTEDQSDILILEYEGINSRKYSDCTKCGYKTYGKKSSKLIKAATYASAGERVDFYECRNCNYQDEKKVVLAKKVRQTSSSSGSSSSFSSSSSFGGGSSGGGGAGVSW, from the coding sequence ATGAAAGTACACCATGCTACCTATTATAAACAGACTAAAAATTTTGTACTCTACAGCCTGTTGTTAGCCTGTTTTTTTACTCCAATATCAATTGTGAGTCAGGTAATTACGGAGGGTGTTACCAATGCTACAGAAGTAATAGATACTTCTGTCAAAAATCCTTTAGACCAAAAAACGGTTGAGCAACTAGAAATTACTTATCCAAGGTTTAAAGCACCAGTTTATAATAGCGGAAAAGAAAGTTATTCAATTAAGGAAGTACCGAGTCCAAGAGGCAAAGGAATTATTGGAAATGTATCTGATCCATATGATTATATTGATGCTTCTTCAGAAATTCAAATAAATCGATTATTATTTGAGTTAGAACAAAAATCATCTGTAGAAGTTGCAGTAGTTGTGGTTCCGAGCATTGGTAAAGAAATACCTAAACAATTTGCTGTAGATCTTTTCGAATTATGGGGTATTGGTAAAGCAGATACAGACAACGGATTGCTAATTTTAACGGTAATGGACCAGCGGAGAACAGAGTTTGAGGTTGGTTATGGTCTAGAACCAATTTTAACGGATGCTGTTTGTTATCGCATTGGCGTAAATGAAATTGTGCCTAATTTTAAGAATGGAAATTATGGTGAAGGGTTGGTAAATTCGGTGGTTAGAATACGTGAGTTTTTAGACAATCCACAAGTTATTCAGGAAGTCTACGGTACTAGTATTGTACATCAAAAAGATGAAGGTTATCAGTGGTATCATTATTTGTTAATTGGTTATGCTTTTGTTTGTATATTATTTTTTGTGTGGTATTACGGTGTAATATTTCAAACACAAGTATCTAAAGACGATTTTTATGACAAGTATAATCGATTGGACGAATTTAAATTAGGTTGTCTTATCTATTTATTTCCAATTCCAATACTTTTCATTTCTAAATTGGTAAAAAAACGCTTGCAAGAATATCGTACAGCTCCTCGTTATAGTAAAGTGAATGGAGAATTATTACATCTAAAAAACGAATGGACAGAAAATGAATTTTTAGAAGCTGCTCAAATTTTAGAAGAAAACCTCAAATCTACTCGTTACGATGTTTGGGTAACGGAAGACCAAAGTGATATTTTAATTTTAGAATACGAAGGAATTAATAGCAGGAAGTATAGTGATTGCACAAAATGTGGTTATAAAACGTACGGAAAAAAATCATCTAAACTTATAAAAGCTGCAACTTATGCATCTGCAGGTGAGCGCGTTGATTTTTATGAATGTAGGAATTGTAATTATCAAGATGAAAAGAAGGTAGTTCTCGCTAAAAAAGTAAGACAGACTTCCTCATCTTCTGGTTCTTCGTCATCTTTTTCTTCGTCATCAAGTTTTGGAGGCGGTAGTTCTGGTGGTGGTGGAGCGGGTGTTAGTTGGTAA
- a CDS encoding CsbD family protein, producing the protein MNSDTTKGNWKQIKGEFKEKYGRITNDESTEAEGSFDKLVGEIQEKYGETREAIEKEVKSW; encoded by the coding sequence ATGAACTCGGATACAACAAAAGGAAATTGGAAACAAATAAAAGGAGAATTTAAAGAAAAATATGGTCGTATTACCAATGATGAGAGTACGGAAGCAGAAGGTTCTTTTGATAAACTAGTTGGAGAAATCCAAGAAAAATATGGTGAAACTCGTGAAGCCATAGAAAAAGAAGTAAAAAGCTGGTAA
- a CDS encoding ABC transporter permease, giving the protein MAWRDGKASLSRLMLFMASIILGIAAVVSIQLFSDNLKQNIKLQSKSLMGADFIIDSKQIPSKKVQAIIDSLGADASEVNFVSMAAFPKNNGTKLVKVRAMEGDFPFYGDLSTEPENAGKKYQELGGALVDATLLLQYNINPGDSIKLGKTTFKIIGALKSIPGSTAISSSVAPTVLIPFRFVEETGLLQLGSRKEYQYFFEAPTMDLVTLENKTDPILKAENADLDTHTSTSERLGRRYDNVSRFLNLVAFIALLLGCIGIASSVHIYIKEKLKNVAVLKCLGASRKQTFLIYLTQIIGIGLIGGLIGAVIGVSLQYAFPYLLQDFLPFDVAISISAQPIIMGVALGVLMSVLFALLPLLGTWYVSPLEVLRGSEDNLQKPKKARIAVVLAILLFIYLFSFWMLKDAVNGLIFTAGIFITFAIMAGVANLFIKLIKKFFPSSWGYTKRQSLLNLFRPNNQTMVLVLAIGLGTFLISTLYFTKDILLAKTSIENKKNDANIILMDVQQKQETAILETFTSKGLEVIDNIPIITMRMQSIHGKTVNEIRKDSIIKMKKWILNREFRVTYREELAETEEIIEGQWTGKMIQGVPINISISDNFAEDANLKIGDPIVFNIQGVLMETIVGSIRKVDWSSMKVNFMILFPTGVLENAPQFNVMTTHVPNKEGSAELQRALVQEFPNVTILDLRQVFTIVEDILDKISWIINFMAFFSILTGFIVLIGSVRNSKYQRIKESVLLRTLGAKSKQILQITALEYVYLGVLGSLTGILLSLIGSQLLATFIFKEPFIPSAIPFLVFLPGITFLVVVIGLSNLKSVLKSPPLEVLRKEV; this is encoded by the coding sequence ATGGCTTGGAGAGACGGAAAAGCAAGCCTTTCTAGGTTGATGCTTTTTATGGCATCTATCATTTTAGGTATTGCAGCTGTAGTTTCCATTCAGTTATTTAGTGACAATTTAAAGCAAAACATAAAGCTACAGTCGAAATCCTTAATGGGAGCCGATTTTATTATTGATAGTAAACAAATACCTTCTAAAAAAGTACAAGCTATTATAGATTCTTTAGGCGCAGATGCATCTGAAGTCAATTTTGTGTCTATGGCTGCTTTTCCTAAAAATAATGGGACAAAATTAGTAAAGGTTAGAGCTATGGAAGGTGATTTTCCGTTTTACGGAGATTTATCTACGGAACCTGAAAATGCTGGTAAAAAATATCAAGAATTGGGAGGTGCTTTGGTAGATGCTACCTTGCTTTTACAATATAACATAAACCCTGGAGATTCTATTAAGTTAGGTAAAACTACGTTTAAAATTATTGGTGCTTTAAAATCAATTCCGGGTAGTACAGCAATTTCTTCTTCTGTGGCACCAACGGTTTTAATTCCGTTTCGTTTTGTTGAAGAAACTGGATTGTTACAATTAGGAAGTAGAAAAGAATATCAGTACTTTTTTGAAGCTCCTACAATGGATTTAGTCACTTTAGAAAACAAAACAGATCCTATTCTTAAGGCAGAAAATGCTGATTTAGATACGCATACAAGTACCAGTGAGCGATTGGGTAGAAGGTATGATAATGTAAGTCGATTTTTAAATTTAGTTGCTTTTATTGCACTTTTATTGGGGTGTATTGGTATTGCGAGCTCTGTACATATTTATATTAAGGAAAAACTAAAAAATGTAGCTGTTTTAAAATGTTTAGGAGCTTCTAGAAAACAAACTTTTTTAATTTATTTAACCCAAATTATTGGCATTGGGTTGATTGGCGGTTTAATTGGTGCTGTTATTGGAGTTAGTTTACAATATGCTTTTCCGTATCTCTTACAAGATTTTTTACCTTTTGATGTTGCCATTTCAATTTCTGCTCAACCTATAATAATGGGCGTTGCTTTAGGTGTTTTAATGTCCGTTTTATTTGCATTATTACCCTTGTTAGGTACTTGGTACGTATCTCCTTTAGAAGTTTTAAGAGGTTCTGAAGATAATTTACAAAAACCTAAAAAAGCACGAATTGCAGTAGTATTGGCAATTTTACTTTTCATTTATTTGTTTTCTTTTTGGATGTTAAAAGATGCCGTAAACGGATTGATTTTTACCGCAGGTATTTTTATCACTTTTGCAATTATGGCAGGTGTTGCTAATCTTTTCATCAAATTGATTAAAAAATTCTTCCCAAGTTCTTGGGGATATACAAAACGTCAAAGTCTATTGAATTTATTTAGACCCAATAATCAAACGATGGTACTTGTTTTAGCGATTGGATTGGGGACTTTTCTAATAAGTACGTTATACTTTACGAAGGATATTTTACTAGCAAAAACATCCATAGAAAATAAAAAGAATGATGCGAATATTATTCTAATGGATGTTCAACAAAAGCAAGAAACGGCTATTTTAGAAACTTTTACTAGCAAAGGATTGGAAGTAATTGATAACATACCAATTATTACCATGCGTATGCAAAGTATTCATGGTAAAACGGTAAATGAGATTCGGAAAGATTCTATTATTAAAATGAAAAAATGGATCTTAAACAGAGAATTTAGAGTTACCTACAGAGAAGAATTAGCAGAAACCGAAGAAATTATAGAAGGTCAGTGGACAGGAAAAATGATTCAAGGAGTACCAATTAATATTTCTATTTCCGATAATTTTGCTGAAGATGCCAATTTAAAAATTGGAGATCCAATTGTTTTCAACATTCAAGGTGTGTTGATGGAAACCATCGTGGGAAGCATCAGAAAAGTAGATTGGAGTAGTATGAAAGTCAATTTTATGATTTTGTTTCCAACGGGAGTTTTAGAAAATGCACCTCAATTTAATGTAATGACTACCCATGTGCCAAATAAAGAAGGTTCTGCGGAATTACAGAGAGCGTTAGTGCAAGAATTTCCGAATGTTACTATTTTAGATTTACGTCAGGTTTTTACCATTGTAGAAGATATTTTAGATAAAATCTCTTGGATCATTAATTTTATGGCGTTTTTTAGCATTTTAACAGGTTTTATTGTGTTGATTGGTTCCGTTAGAAATAGTAAATACCAACGAATTAAAGAAAGTGTACTGTTAAGAACATTAGGTGCAAAAAGCAAACAAATTTTACAAATTACGGCCTTAGAATATGTCTATCTAGGAGTTTTGGGTAGTTTAACGGGTATTTTATTGTCTTTAATTGGTAGTCAATTATTAGCCACCTTTATATTTAAAGAACCGTTTATACCATCTGCAATTCCGTTTTTAGTTTTTCTCCCAGGAATTACATTTTTAGTAGTTGTAATTGGTTTGAGTAATTTAAAATCGGTTTTAAAAAGTCCGCCATTGGAAGTGTTGAGGAAAGAAGTTTAA
- a CDS encoding 1-acyl-sn-glycerol-3-phosphate acyltransferase — MKTIARFILFTILGWKLENDFPKEPKKYVVIAAPHTSWLDFPIAILSRMSSGTMVHFIGKSSLFKGPFGFIFKALGGTPVDRSKSTNMVDAVIDVFNNKEEFRLGISPEGTRKKVDKWKTGFYYIAKGANVPIVMATLDFKNKKIKISKPYYATASIDADFEVFHSFFKDVKGKNPELF; from the coding sequence ATGAAAACAATTGCAAGGTTTATATTATTTACCATATTAGGATGGAAACTAGAAAACGATTTTCCTAAAGAGCCTAAGAAATACGTTGTTATTGCTGCACCGCATACCAGTTGGTTAGATTTTCCGATTGCAATATTATCTAGAATGTCTTCGGGTACTATGGTTCATTTTATAGGTAAATCTTCACTTTTTAAAGGTCCGTTTGGTTTTATATTTAAAGCTTTAGGAGGCACACCTGTAGACAGAAGTAAGAGTACAAATATGGTAGATGCCGTTATTGATGTGTTTAACAATAAGGAAGAATTCAGGTTAGGAATTTCGCCTGAAGGAACAAGAAAAAAAGTAGATAAATGGAAAACAGGGTTCTACTATATTGCAAAAGGAGCGAATGTTCCTATTGTTATGGCAACCTTAGACTTTAAAAATAAGAAGATAAAAATATCTAAACCTTATTATGCCACAGCAAGTATAGATGCTGATTTTGAGGTGTTTCACTCTTTTTTTAAAGACGTAAAAGGGAAAAACCCTGAATTATTTTAA